From Deinococcus terrestris, one genomic window encodes:
- a CDS encoding histidine phosphatase family protein — MRRLCLALPFVLFPAAAQSVGVPQEVSPALLAQLRAGGLVLYFRHFGTEGADAPDVTPGDCSTQRLLSAQGRAEARAVGGLLRELRIPLGTVLSGEYCRNRDSAALLAGRVTATSALNNPYFRTGTEADRRRVVTNLCALLSTPPRTGTNTLIVTHEQNLRLTTGWMLAEGEAAVLRPRPDGTFTVLARITRAGWQAALRLGG; from the coding sequence ATGCGCCGCCTTTGCCTGGCCCTGCCCTTCGTGCTTTTCCCTGCCGCAGCCCAGTCGGTCGGGGTGCCCCAGGAGGTCAGTCCCGCCCTGCTCGCGCAGTTGCGGGCCGGGGGGCTGGTGCTGTACTTCCGGCACTTCGGCACCGAGGGGGCCGACGCGCCGGACGTGACCCCCGGTGACTGCTCTACCCAGCGCCTCCTGAGTGCCCAGGGCCGGGCGGAAGCGCGGGCAGTCGGGGGCCTGCTGCGGGAGCTGCGGATTCCCCTTGGCACGGTGCTGAGCGGCGAGTACTGCCGCAACCGCGACAGCGCCGCGCTGCTGGCCGGGCGGGTAACGGCCACGTCCGCCCTGAACAACCCCTACTTCCGTACCGGGACCGAGGCCGACCGGCGGCGGGTGGTCACCAACCTCTGCGCCCTCCTGAGCACGCCGCCCCGCACGGGTACGAACACCTTGATCGTCACCCATGAACAGAACCTCCGCCTCACCACCGGGTGGATGCTGGCCGAGGGGGAGGCAGCGGTGCTGCGGCCCCGGCCAGACGGCACCTTCACGGTGCTCGCGCGGATCACACGGGCGGGGTGGCAGGCGGCCCTGCGGCTCGGCGGCTGA
- a CDS encoding AMP-binding protein: MKTPLTPLDLVRRGLKTYPQEIAVTQPDGPSFTYREWGKRIYRLARAVAEAVPPRARVAVLSPNTHEGLLTYAGVPWANRVLVPLNTRLVPEEYAFQLRHAGVSLVLADVTLAPKVEDTCRELGIPLWTMGRGSDFSERLAAQDGSPLPYVLEDEDEIITVNYTSGTTSSPKGVMLTHRNSMLNAMGVLYSLHFDSDSVYLHTLPDFHANGWGGVWAPFGVGATHVTLPAVRGDAIHDAVHTYGVTHLAAAPTVLSLITDPATARPTPRPVRVATAGSPPHARTIADMSALGFEVVQVYGLTETSPLITVAELSGAQRALPVPDRAALTARQGFEMLLAGEVEVMTPELTPVPADGDTLGEIMVRGNLVMAGYLDNPEATEQAFEGGWFHTGDVAVRHPDGRIEIRDRNKDVIISGGENISSVEVEGVLYAHPAVREAVVVAHPDPRWGEVPCAFIALHEGAAVTPEELTAHVREHLAGYKVPKHYQFRDDLPKTASGKFQKFLLRKELWAGLDRAVN, encoded by the coding sequence ATGAAGACGCCCCTGACCCCCCTGGACCTCGTTCGGCGCGGCCTGAAGACGTATCCGCAGGAGATCGCGGTGACCCAGCCGGACGGCCCCAGCTTCACCTACCGCGAGTGGGGCAAGCGCATCTACCGCCTCGCGCGGGCGGTGGCGGAAGCGGTGCCGCCGCGTGCGCGGGTGGCGGTCCTCTCACCCAACACGCACGAGGGCCTGCTGACCTACGCGGGCGTGCCGTGGGCGAACCGCGTGCTCGTGCCGCTGAATACCCGGCTGGTACCCGAGGAATATGCCTTTCAACTGCGGCACGCGGGGGTATCGTTGGTCCTCGCCGACGTGACGCTGGCTCCCAAAGTGGAAGACACCTGCCGCGAACTGGGCATCCCGCTGTGGACGATGGGCCGGGGCAGCGACTTCAGTGAGCGGCTGGCGGCGCAGGACGGCTCTCCCCTGCCCTACGTGCTGGAGGACGAGGACGAGATCATCACAGTCAACTACACCTCCGGCACGACGAGCAGCCCCAAGGGGGTGATGCTGACCCACCGCAACTCCATGCTGAACGCGATGGGCGTGCTGTACTCGCTGCACTTCGACTCGGACAGCGTGTACCTCCACACCCTGCCGGACTTTCACGCCAACGGCTGGGGAGGCGTCTGGGCGCCGTTCGGGGTGGGGGCGACTCACGTAACCCTTCCGGCGGTGCGCGGGGACGCCATCCACGACGCGGTCCATACCTACGGGGTGACGCACCTCGCGGCGGCGCCCACGGTGCTGAGCCTGATCACCGACCCGGCGACTGCCCGGCCCACCCCCCGCCCGGTCCGGGTGGCGACGGCGGGCAGCCCGCCCCACGCCCGCACCATCGCGGACATGAGTGCCCTGGGCTTCGAGGTCGTGCAGGTGTACGGCCTGACCGAGACCAGCCCGCTGATCACGGTCGCCGAACTGTCCGGGGCGCAGCGGGCGCTCCCCGTGCCCGACCGCGCCGCCCTGACTGCCCGGCAGGGGTTCGAGATGCTGCTCGCCGGGGAGGTCGAGGTGATGACGCCCGAACTGACCCCGGTGCCCGCCGACGGCGACACGCTGGGCGAGATCATGGTGCGCGGCAATCTGGTCATGGCGGGCTACCTGGACAACCCGGAGGCGACCGAGCAAGCCTTCGAGGGCGGCTGGTTCCACACCGGGGACGTGGCGGTGCGGCACCCCGACGGGCGCATCGAGATCCGGGACCGCAACAAGGACGTGATCATCTCGGGCGGCGAGAACATCAGCAGCGTGGAGGTCGAGGGCGTGCTGTACGCCCATCCCGCCGTGCGCGAGGCGGTGGTGGTGGCCCATCCCGACCCCCGGTGGGGCGAGGTGCCCTGCGCTTTCATCGCGCTGCACGAGGGCGCCGCCGTCACCCCAGAGGAACTTACCGCGCACGTCCGCGAGCACCTCGCCGGGTACAAGGTGCCCAAGCACTACCAGTTCCGCGACGACCTCCCCAAGACGGCCAGCGGCAAATTCCAGAAGTTTCTGCTGCGCAAGGAGCTGTGGGCGGGGCTGGACCGGGCGGTGAACTGA
- a CDS encoding sulfurtransferase: MTSSPLKTVEWLLEHLHDSRLRVLDCRYALSDPLVGRIAYLEGHVPGAIYADLETDLSGPVRPDGAGGRHPLPEPETLAAWLGSVGVGNDSVVVAYDDPSIGQGFYATRAWWLLRWLGHREVYVLDGGWPAYLAAGGEVSTTEPEYAPTTFTPDVQPGMVATAEDVANRDAGTLLIDARAPARYRGETEPLDRKAGHIPGAVNREWAGALDESGHWRGAEAQAERLGAGDAPTVSSCGSGVSATANLLARELAGVPLGPDNRLYAGSWSDWVSDDARPVATGEEG; the protein is encoded by the coding sequence ATGACCTCTTCCCCGCTGAAGACCGTTGAGTGGCTGCTGGAGCATCTGCACGACTCACGCCTGCGCGTCCTCGACTGCCGCTACGCCCTGAGTGACCCGTTGGTCGGGCGCATCGCCTACTTGGAGGGCCACGTGCCCGGCGCGATCTATGCCGATCTGGAGACGGACCTCAGCGGCCCGGTGCGGCCGGACGGGGCGGGGGGGCGGCACCCGTTGCCGGAGCCGGAGACGCTCGCAGCGTGGCTGGGCAGCGTGGGGGTCGGCAACGACAGCGTGGTCGTGGCCTACGACGATCCCTCCATCGGGCAGGGTTTTTACGCGACCCGCGCGTGGTGGCTGCTGCGCTGGCTGGGGCACCGCGAAGTCTATGTGCTGGACGGCGGCTGGCCCGCCTACCTCGCGGCGGGAGGCGAGGTGAGCACCACCGAACCCGAGTACGCGCCCACCACCTTTACCCCGGACGTGCAGCCGGGCATGGTCGCCACCGCCGAGGACGTGGCGAACCGGGACGCGGGCACCCTGCTGATCGACGCCCGTGCCCCCGCCCGCTACCGGGGCGAGACCGAGCCGCTGGACCGCAAGGCGGGGCATATTCCCGGTGCCGTGAACCGCGAGTGGGCGGGGGCGCTGGACGAAAGCGGGCACTGGCGCGGCGCAGAGGCGCAGGCCGAGCGGCTGGGTGCGGGCGACGCCCCCACCGTCAGCTCCTGCGGCAGCGGGGTCAGCGCCACGGCCAACCTGCTCGCGCGGGAGCTGGCAGGCGTGCCGCTGGGGCCGGACAACCGCCTGTACGCGGGGTCATGGAGCGACTGGGTCAGCGACGACGCACGGCCGGTGGCGACCGGCGAAGAAGGTTGA
- the rny gene encoding ribonuclease Y, which translates to MTILFVILALLGGVTGGFFTGHTRGRREQRAHDDLLEREARAEAERVLTQAEAEARQLRSQAEQTRLDAARRLQDAEDRERQAAASVDTGREELQTLRAQVEAERSRALAEAARERETLGLDRQETRRERDELKREIERLNRRAEQLDARGERLDALEERLEAQLRALAGQEAELGERARQIDLKLYEVAGLSPEAAREQILGQLDAELEEEKAIRVKAMESRASAEAKRTARSLIAQAIQRSASETSAQLSVSVVPIPNDAMKGRLIGREGRNIRAFEALTGVDLIIDDTPEAVILSSFNPVRREVARHVLEALVADGRIHPTRIEEMVTRAQDEMKTFMHAQGEEAAIEAGVVGLKPGLVQLLGRMYFRTSYGQNVLKHSVQVAHLTGIMADELGLDAGLARRAGLMHDVGKSIDREIEGTHVEIGINLAKRFGEPAEVIDAIAHHHDPENGETLYSVLVAAADAISAARPGARREELEAYVRRLEQLEQIAVAFPGVQQAYAIQAGREVRVIVQPEQVTDAGATLLAREIAGRVEQDMEYPGQVQVTVIRESRATGLAR; encoded by the coding sequence ATGACCATTCTGTTTGTCATTCTGGCGCTCCTGGGGGGGGTGACCGGTGGGTTTTTCACCGGGCACACGCGGGGGCGCCGCGAGCAGCGGGCGCACGACGACCTACTGGAGCGCGAGGCCCGCGCCGAGGCCGAGCGGGTTCTGACCCAGGCCGAGGCCGAGGCCCGGCAGCTCCGCTCGCAGGCCGAGCAGACCCGATTGGACGCTGCCCGCCGCCTTCAGGACGCCGAGGACCGCGAGCGGCAGGCCGCCGCCAGCGTGGATACCGGGCGCGAGGAGCTTCAGACCCTCCGCGCCCAGGTCGAGGCCGAACGCTCCCGCGCCCTGGCAGAAGCCGCCCGCGAGCGCGAGACGCTCGGCCTCGACCGCCAGGAAACCCGCCGCGAGCGCGACGAACTCAAGCGCGAGATCGAGCGCCTCAACCGCCGCGCCGAGCAGCTTGACGCGCGGGGCGAACGCCTCGACGCCCTGGAGGAACGGCTGGAAGCCCAACTGCGGGCGCTGGCTGGGCAGGAAGCGGAGCTGGGCGAACGTGCCCGGCAGATCGACCTGAAGCTCTACGAGGTCGCGGGCCTCTCGCCCGAAGCCGCCCGCGAGCAGATCCTGGGGCAGCTTGACGCCGAGCTGGAGGAGGAAAAGGCCATCCGCGTCAAGGCGATGGAGAGCCGCGCGAGCGCCGAGGCCAAGCGCACCGCCCGCAGCCTGATCGCGCAGGCGATTCAGCGCTCGGCCTCCGAGACGAGTGCCCAGCTCAGCGTGTCGGTGGTGCCTATCCCCAACGACGCGATGAAGGGCCGACTGATCGGGCGCGAGGGCCGCAACATCCGCGCCTTCGAGGCGCTGACCGGGGTGGACCTGATCATCGACGACACGCCGGAGGCGGTGATCCTGTCGAGCTTCAACCCGGTGCGGCGCGAGGTCGCCCGGCATGTCCTCGAAGCCCTCGTCGCGGACGGGCGCATTCACCCCACCCGCATCGAGGAGATGGTCACGCGGGCGCAGGACGAGATGAAGACCTTCATGCACGCCCAGGGCGAGGAAGCCGCCATCGAGGCGGGCGTGGTCGGCCTCAAGCCGGGGCTGGTGCAACTGCTGGGGCGGATGTACTTCCGCACGAGCTACGGCCAAAACGTCCTGAAGCACTCGGTGCAGGTCGCACACCTTACGGGGATCATGGCGGACGAACTGGGTCTAGATGCGGGGCTGGCCCGCCGCGCCGGGCTGATGCACGACGTGGGCAAGAGCATCGACCGCGAGATCGAGGGCACCCACGTCGAGATCGGCATCAACCTCGCCAAGCGGTTCGGGGAACCCGCCGAGGTCATCGACGCGATTGCCCACCACCACGACCCGGAAAACGGCGAGACGCTGTACTCGGTGCTCGTCGCTGCTGCCGACGCGATCAGTGCGGCCCGGCCCGGTGCCCGCCGCGAGGAGCTGGAAGCCTACGTGCGGCGGCTGGAGCAACTCGAGCAGATCGCGGTCGCCTTTCCCGGCGTGCAGCAGGCCTACGCGATTCAGGCAGGCCGCGAGGTGCGCGTGATCGTGCAGCCCGAGCAGGTCACCGACGCCGGAGCCACCCTGCTTGCCCGCGAGATCGCCGGACGGGTCGAGCAGGACATGGAATACCCCGGTCAGGTGCAGGTGACCGTGATCCGGGAGAGCCGCGCGACGGGACTGGCGCGGTAG